In the genome of Nonomuraea sp. NBC_00507, the window GCAGCCGTCCTGCGACACCTTCGCCCACGGCGGGACCAACGGCTACCTGGACCTGTTCATCAAGGACGGCTCCTACGCCAAGCAGTGGAAGTACACCAACGCTCCTGACGCCGACGCGCGTGCCGTGCAGGTGGCGTACTGGGCGCTGACCTGGGCCAAGGCGCAGAACAAGGCAGGGGACATCTCCGCGACCGTGGCCAAGGCCGCCAAGATGGGCGACTACCTGCGCTACGCGATGTACGACAAGTACTTCAAGAAGCCCGGCTGCACGAGCCCCTCGTGCGCGGTCGGCACCGGCAAGGACTCCGCCGCCTACCTGCTCAACTGGTACTACGCCTGGGGTGGGGCGACCGACTCCAGCGCCGGATGGGCCTGGCGCATCGGCTCCAGCCACAACCACTCCGGTTACCAGAACCCGTTCGCGGCCTGGGCCCTGTCGAACGTGACCGAGCTCAAGCCCAAGAGCCAGACCGGCGCTTCCGACTGGAGCACCAGCCTGACCCGCCAGCTGCAGTTCTACAAGTGGCTGCAGTCCGCCGACGGCGCCATCGCCGGCGGCGCGACCAACAGCTGGAACGGCAACTACAGCGCGCCGCCGAGCACCCTGCCGAAGTTCCACGGCATGGCCTACGACTGGCAGCCGGTCTACCACGACCCGCCGTCGAACCAGTGGTTCGGCTTCCAGGCGTGGTCGATGGAGCGGGTGGCCGAGTTCTACAACGTCACCGGCAACGCCGACGCCAAGGCCATCCTCGACAAGTGGGTGACCTGGGCGCTGGACAACACCACGATCAACGCGGACGGCACCTACCAGATGCCCTCCACGCTGCGGTGGACCGGTCAGCCCGCCGGTGACTTCAACGCCACCACCGGCATGCCGCCGGCCAACCCCGGCCTGCGCGTGACCGTCGTGGACCACACGCAGGACGTGGGCGTCGCCGGCTCCTACGCCAAGGTCCTGATGTACTACGCGGCCAGGGCGAACCACACCGAGGCGCGTGACACCGCCAAGGCGCTGCTCGACGGCGTCTGGAAGAACCGCGACGCCAAGGGCGTGTCGGTGCCGGAGACCAAGGCCGACTACAACCGCATCGACGACCCGGTCTACGTGCCGCCGGGCTGGACCGGCAAGATGCCGAACGGCGACACCATCGACTCCAACTCCACGTTCATCTCGATCAGGTCCTTCTACAAGAACGACCCCGACTGGGCGGAGGTCGACGCCTACCTGAAGGGCACCGGCCCGGTTCCCAGCTTCAACTACCACCGGTTCTGGGCGCAGGTCGACGTGGCCGTCGCGCTCGCCGAGTACGGGCGGCTCTTCCCGTGAGAAAGGCAGCTCTGATCGCTGCGGCGTCGCTGGTCCTACCCCTGGTGACAGGGGTGGGGCCGGCGGCCCACGCCGCACCCGCCTTCGCCTACGGCGAGGCGCTGCAGAAGTCGCTGTGGTTCTACGAGGCCCAGCAGTCGGGCGCGCTGCCCGACTGGAACCGCGTCTCCTGGCGCGGCGACTCGGGCATGAACGACGGCAAGGACGTCGGCGTGGATCTCGCGGGCGGCTGGTACGACGCGGGTGACCACGTCAAGTTCGGCTTCCCGATGGCGTTCTCCGCCACCATGCTGGCCTGGGGCGCGGTGGAGTACCGCGACGCCTACGCGAGCTCCGGCCAGCTCACCCACCTGCTCAACAACCTCAAGTTCGTCAACGACTACTTCATCAAGGCCCACCCGTCGGCCAATGTGCTCTACGGTCAGGTCGGCAACGGCGGCACGGACCACGCTTGGTGGGGCCCGGCCGAGGCGATGCAGATGAACCGGCCGGCGTACAAGATCGACGCGTCCTGTGGCGGGTCGGACCTGGCGGGGGAGACGGCGGCGGCGATGGCGGCCTCGTCGATCGTCTTCCGCCCGACGAACCCGACATATGCCGACACTCTGGTGACGCACGCCAAGCAGCTGTACTCCTTCGCCGACACCGTCAGGAAGAAGTACAGCGACTGCATCACCGACGCGCAGGGCTACTACAACTCCTGGAGCGGCTTCAACGACGAGCTGGTGTGGGGCGCGATCTGGCTCTACCGGGCCACGAACGACGCCTCCTACCTGGCCAAGGCCGAGAGCGGCTACGCCAACCTCGGTACCGAGCCGCAGAGCACGACCAAGTCGTACAAGTGGACGATCGCCTGGGACGACAAGTCGTACGGCGCGTACGTGCTGCTGCACAAGCTGACCGGCAAGCAGCAGTATCTGGACGACGCCAACCGCTGGCTCGACTGGTGGACGGTCGGCGTCAACGGCTCGCAGGTCAAGTATTCGCCGGGCGGCCAGGCCGTGCTCGACCGGTGGGGCTCGCTGCGCTACGCGGCCAACACCTCCTTCGCGGCGCTCGTGCACAGCGACTCGATCACCGACGCCACGCGCAAGGCCCGCTACCACGACTTCGCGGTACGGCAGATCAACTACGCGCTCGGCGACAACCCGCGCAGCTCCTCCTACCTGATCGGCTTCGGCGCCAACCCGCCGAAGAACCCGCATCACCGCACGGCGCACGGTTCGTGGACCGACCAGATCACCAACCCGGAGCAGACCCGCCACACGCTGTACGGCGCGCTCGTCGGCGGCCCGCCCGACCCGAACGACGCCTACACCGACAAGCGTGACGACTACGTCATGAACGAGGTCGCCACCGACTACAACGCCGGCTTCACCAGCGCGGTGGCCAGGCTCTACAAGGAGTACGGCGGCGCCCCGGCGGCGAACTTCCCGGTCGCGGAGACCCCGGACGGTCCGGAGATCTTCGTCGAGGCGGGCGTGAACGCCTCGGGGAGCAACTTCACCGAGATCAAGGCCATCGTCCGCAACCAGTCGGCCTGGCCGGCCAGGGTGCTGTCCGACGGCTCCTTCCGGTACTACTTCACGCTCGACGGTTCGACGACGGCCTCGCAGATCAGCGTGTCGTCGGCGTACACGCAGTGCAAGGCGCCCACGTTGCACGCGGAGCAGCGAACGCTCAGGCCCGAGAGCGGTAGCTTGCGTGACCAGCGAGGGCCAAGTGAGCGCGACCATCAAACCGTGGGCGGCAGCACGTACTACGTCAGCATCGACTGCTCGGGGCAGGCCATCGCCCCGGCCGGGCAGTCGCAGCACCGCAGAGAGGTGCAGTTCAGGATCAGCAGCGCGGGCACGTGGGACCCGGCCAACGACTGGTCGTACCGCAACATCCCCACGACGCCCGGCGCGACGCCGGCGCGGACCCAGAACATCACCCTCTACAGCGGCGCCACCAAGATCTGGGGTGAGCCCCCGGGTCCGGAGGAAGAGGACGACACCCCGCCCAGCAAGCCGGGCAAGCCCGCGGTCTCCGGGATCACGGGCTCCACCGCGAAGCTCAGCTGGACGGCCTCCACGGACAACGTGGGCGTGACGGGTTATGACGTCTACCTGGGGTCCACCAAGGTAGGCACGGCCACGAGCGCCTCCTTCGACCTGAGCGGGCTCACCCCTGCCTCGTCCTACACCGCCTCCGTGGTGGCGCGGGACGCGGCAGGCAACACCTCGGCGCCGTCGGACGGCACGCCGTTCACCACCACGGACGAGCCACCGCCTCCGGGCGGCTGCACGGCGGCGTTCAAGGTGACGAGCTCCTGGGGCGGCGGCTACCAGGCCGAGGTGACCGTGAAGAACACGAGCACCTCGGCGATCAACGGCTGGACGGTCGCCTGGACGTCCCAGAACCAGATCAGCCAGCTGTGGGGCGGCAAGCACACCCAGACCGGCTCCAGCGTCTCGGTCAAGAACGAGGCCTGGAACGGCACGCTCGCCCCCAACGCCACCACCACGTTCGGCTTCATCGCCACCGGCACCGCGTCCACCCCCGACCCGATCACCTGCACCCCCGCCTGAGCGCGGACCCCGCCCCCGTCGCGCCTTGCGCCGGGGGCGGTTCCACGGCTCAGGGAAAGGCCTCCCTCATGAAGTCCGGCATGAAGTCACTGTTCACCGCGCTGGCCGTCGCGGCGGCCCTCGTGGTCGCGCCGGCAACGGCCGCGAACGCGGCCACCGGCATCCACGTCAGCGGCACGAAGATCCTGGAAGGCAACGGCCAGGAGTTCGTGATGCGCGGCACCAGCCACGCGCACACCTGGTACGCCGGTCAGACCAAGGCGTTCGCCGACATCAAGTCACTGAAGGCCAACACCGTTCGCGTCGTGCTCAGCGGCGGCCGCTGGACCGCCAACAACGCCGCCGACGTGGCCAACGTCGTCCAGCTGTGCAAGCAGAACAAGCTCATCTGCGTCCTGGAGAACCACGACACCACCGGGTACGGCGAGCAGAGCGGCGCCTACACCCTGGACCAGGCCGTCGACTACTGGCTCAGCGTCAAGTCCGCCCTGGTCGGCCAGGAGGACTACATCATCGTCAACATCGGCAACGAGCCGATCGGCAACAACGCGGTCACCCCCGGCTGGGCCGACCGCACCAAGGCCGCCATCCAGGAGCTGCGTGACAACGGCTTCGACCACGCGCTCATGGTGGACGCGCCCAACTGGGGCCAGGACTGGCAGGGCACGATGCGCGACAACGCGCGGTCGGTCTTCGACAGCGACCCCGACAAGAACACGATCTTCTCCGTCCACATGTACGGCGTCTACGACACGGCCGCGGAGATCACCGCGTACCTGGACGCGTTCAAGACCGCCGGGCTGCCGCTGGTGATCGGAGAGTTCGGGTTCAACCACTCCGACGGCGACCCGGACGAGGACACGATCATGGCGCAGGCCGTGAGCCGCGGCATCGGCTACCTGGGCTGGTCGTGGAGCGGCAACAGCGGCGGCGTCGAGTATCTCGACCAGGTGACGAACTTCGACGTCACCCGGCTCACCTCCTGGGGCCAGCGGTTGTTCAACGGCGCCAACGGCATCGCCGCCACCGCCAAGGAAGCCTCGATCTACGGCGGCGGCACCACCGACCCGACCCCGCCGAGCACGCCGGGCGCCCCGTCGGCGTCGAACGTCACCGCCTCCGGCGCCTCGCTGACCTGGACCGCCTCCACCGACAACGTGGGCGTGACCGGCTACGACGTCTACACCTCGACCGGCACGCACCTCGGCGCCACGGCCACGAACTCGATCACGCTGACCGGGCTGTCCCCGGCCACCGCGTACCAGGTGTACGTGCGGGCCAGGGACGCGGCGGGCAACCAGTCGAACCCGTCGCCGAGCGTGTCCTTCACTACGCTCGCGGGCGGCGGCTGCACGGCCACCGGCAGCGCGCAGAGCCAGTGGAGCACCGGCTACGTGTCCGGTGTGACCGTGACCAACACCAGCTCCTCGACCAAGAACAGCTGGACGGTGACGTTCACGCTGCCCGCCGGGCACACGATCATCGGCTACTGGAACGCCGCGCTGACGGTCAGCGGCCAGACCGTGACGGCCAAGAACCTGACCTACAACGGCACGCTCGGCCCCAACGCGAGCACCGGTTTCGGGTTCCAGGCCGGCCGCCCGAACGGCGACACGGCCCTGCCGTCCGGCTACGCCTGCGCCAACTGAACACCCCAGCCGTCGGCTGCGTATGAGGAGGTGAGGCCACAACTCCATATCCCTGCCCAATGAACACCATCCCCGCCCGGATGGGACGGACGCGGCCGATTCCTCCAGTCGGCCGCGTCCGTTTGTGTCCGCCCCTGCGGGCCCCGTTTCCGCATGTGCCCGCTCGCCAGCCGTCGTCCTCTTGCCCAAGGAGCGGCATCGAAGTGCGGTGGCGGGCGGGCGTGGCGGGGGAACGGGGCTATTTGGCCTGCGAGAACCGCTGGCGGGCGGCCTCGATGGCCGCGTCGTCGTCGAACTCCTCCTGGAACGCCTGTGTGTGATAGCGCTCGGGGATGAGGTTCTTGACTCGGTCCGGATAACCCGCGCCCGGTTCGGGCACGCGTATCTGGGGCGGGATGCTGATCTTCACGGCGATCGGGCCCCCGGCCCGCACGGAGGCGGCCCAGTCGGGGGTCTCGCCGGTGATCGCGCAGATGTGACGGGCGTACACCCACGTCACCTCCACGAGGGATCGGGCGTCCGCGGGCTCGGTGCCGAACGGTTCCACGGCGCACACGACGCGTGATTCGAAGGCGTGCCCGTGGGCGTGGTGCTCGTCGGGCGAGGACTCCTCGAGAATCTTGGTCACCTGCGCGGCGAGCTCTTCCTTCAACTGTGACGACGGCTGCCTGGCGGCAAAAAACATCACCCCGGCCAGGGTCAGGCTGGCCAGGGTGACGATTGCCGCGACTAGCCCGCGACGCTTTCTGATCACGGGCTAGAGCAGGTCAAGGTGGGTGCAGGGTTGGGGACGGAGCCAGTGGCGTTGAACCCGAACGTTGTCGTGCCGTTCGGCGCCAGCTGGCCGTTGTAGTTGGCGTTCGTGACCGTCACGTTGGGCGGTTGCCCGGTCAGCACGCCGTTCCACGGGCTGCCTTCGAAGCCCTGCCCGCCGCCGTAGGTCCACTTGACCGTCCAGCCGTTCAGCGAGCTCGTGCCGTTGTTGCGCACGGTCACCTCACCCTGGAAGTGGCCGGCCCAGCCGGTGTCGGTGGCCTTCCACGTCGCCGTGCAGGCGCCCGTGGGGGTCGTCGGCGTCACCGTCGGGGAAGGCCCCGGCGACTGGCCGCCGGGGCCGACCCCGGTGACCTCGCCGTTGCCGCCGTCGAAGGTGACGTCGGAGCAGCTGTAGAAGTTCTCGTTGCTGTCCGAGCGGATCCAGTGGGTGAAGATGATGTGCCGGCCGGACTTGCCGGACGGGAGCTGGGCGTTCCAGTAGTAGTAGTTGAGCCCGCCGGCGCCGCCGCTCTCAGGCGGGTTGGTGACGCTGCCGAACGGCTCCAGGTCAGACCACTTCAGCGGCGCGTCCGGGTTCCACCCGTTCTTGGTGATGTAGTAGTTGAACGCGCCGGGGTGCCTGGCCCAGTTGC includes:
- a CDS encoding glycoside hydrolase family 9 protein, whose translation is MGAGRRGRRARRVRAALPVRKAALIAAASLVLPLVTGVGPAAHAAPAFAYGEALQKSLWFYEAQQSGALPDWNRVSWRGDSGMNDGKDVGVDLAGGWYDAGDHVKFGFPMAFSATMLAWGAVEYRDAYASSGQLTHLLNNLKFVNDYFIKAHPSANVLYGQVGNGGTDHAWWGPAEAMQMNRPAYKIDASCGGSDLAGETAAAMAASSIVFRPTNPTYADTLVTHAKQLYSFADTVRKKYSDCITDAQGYYNSWSGFNDELVWGAIWLYRATNDASYLAKAESGYANLGTEPQSTTKSYKWTIAWDDKSYGAYVLLHKLTGKQQYLDDANRWLDWWTVGVNGSQVKYSPGGQAVLDRWGSLRYAANTSFAALVHSDSITDATRKARYHDFAVRQINYALGDNPRSSSYLIGFGANPPKNPHHRTAHGSWTDQITNPEQTRHTLYGALVGGPPDPNDAYTDKRDDYVMNEVATDYNAGFTSAVARLYKEYGGAPAANFPVAETPDGPEIFVEAGVNASGSNFTEIKAIVRNQSAWPARVLSDGSFRYYFTLDGSTTASQISVSSAYTQCKAPTLHAEQRTLRPESGSLRDQRGPSERDHQTVGGSTYYVSIDCSGQAIAPAGQSQHRREVQFRISSAGTWDPANDWSYRNIPTTPGATPARTQNITLYSGATKIWGEPPGPEEEDDTPPSKPGKPAVSGITGSTAKLSWTASTDNVGVTGYDVYLGSTKVGTATSASFDLSGLTPASSYTASVVARDAAGNTSAPSDGTPFTTTDEPPPPGGCTAAFKVTSSWGGGYQAEVTVKNTSTSAINGWTVAWTSQNQISQLWGGKHTQTGSSVSVKNEAWNGTLAPNATTTFGFIATGTASTPDPITCTPA
- a CDS encoding cellulase family glycosylhydrolase, yielding MKSLFTALAVAAALVVAPATAANAATGIHVSGTKILEGNGQEFVMRGTSHAHTWYAGQTKAFADIKSLKANTVRVVLSGGRWTANNAADVANVVQLCKQNKLICVLENHDTTGYGEQSGAYTLDQAVDYWLSVKSALVGQEDYIIVNIGNEPIGNNAVTPGWADRTKAAIQELRDNGFDHALMVDAPNWGQDWQGTMRDNARSVFDSDPDKNTIFSVHMYGVYDTAAEITAYLDAFKTAGLPLVIGEFGFNHSDGDPDEDTIMAQAVSRGIGYLGWSWSGNSGGVEYLDQVTNFDVTRLTSWGQRLFNGANGIAATAKEASIYGGGTTDPTPPSTPGAPSASNVTASGASLTWTASTDNVGVTGYDVYTSTGTHLGATATNSITLTGLSPATAYQVYVRARDAAGNQSNPSPSVSFTTLAGGGCTATGSAQSQWSTGYVSGVTVTNTSSSTKNSWTVTFTLPAGHTIIGYWNAALTVSGQTVTAKNLTYNGTLGPNASTGFGFQAGRPNGDTALPSGYACAN
- a CDS encoding lytic polysaccharide monooxygenase, translating into MKLFKSAGITAALVLIASFLMVPTQAQAHGVSMFPGARTFLCWQDGLRDNGQIIPYNPACASAVQQSGTTPLYNWFAVLRSDGAGRTNGFIPDGQLCSGGTGGPYDFTAYNAVRSDWPLTHLTSGATIQMRHSNWARHPGAFNYYITKNGWNPDAPLKWSDLEPFGSVTNPPESGGAGGLNYYYWNAQLPSGKSGRHIIFTHWIRSDSNENFYSCSDVTFDGGNGEVTGVGPGGQSPGPSPTVTPTTPTGACTATWKATDTGWAGHFQGEVTVRNNGTSSLNGWTVKWTYGGGQGFEGSPWNGVLTGQPPNVTVTNANYNGQLAPNGTTTFGFNATGSVPNPAPTLTCSSP